One window of Klebsiella quasivariicola genomic DNA carries:
- the ptsP gene encoding phosphoenolpyruvate--protein phosphotransferase, giving the protein MAVVITYVCELHEGVHARPAGYIARLCNLFQADIDWENTRTGLLANAKSALSLIASDTLVNDTCRITLCGEDETQAAVQLRTLLSDLPTFSLEPEPITTQGYLPRCLRELNPQVIQGTRINKGAAIARPQIMQSLTFTDIIARNPGHIGNIESEKARFLAGLDSLRVEQEAALAKTHGIEHDLIAAHLSLITDIAFQDSAIGYLNNNMNAWSAIAQASLDFCHQLERSPSKYLQERALDILDIATQLISTIYGEQALAYHPPLLNEPTIVFTNHLTPNQFLALNRKHLAGLVLSSTGKTSHTAILARSSGIPTLADIDFSSLDFDVDQLIIIDGEPGILITHPDEKVLRYYRHEIAVQQEMQQRLREKALAPARTRDGHRVEVAANIASLAEAQAAFENGAESIGLFRTEITYMGRDCPPSCAELTDLYKQVVTLAGGKPVIFRTFDIGGDKPVGYLSVDNEENPFLGFRAVRTYPQYRDLFSTQLKAILSASASGKAKIMLPMISRVEELIWCREVLESVKQEMRHEGLAFDEQTALGIMLEVPSVLFSMAEMAEHADFFSVGSNDLTQYFFAADRGNAQVKTLYDSYTPPFLRALQFAVKEAHRAGKPVGLCGELAADETILPLLIGIGFDELSMNCTAIPGIKHALGQLSAGDCRSLTQNLLQNHNAQQFKAALQNSSVSAAQKPLLSPEMVLWGIDAADKNEAIKMMVDNLWLQQRTNTRDRLCSDIWAREVPFPTVVGSGFAIPHAQTDAVRDSSVSIATLRQPIAWGGVMVDTLFMLTISKSAQDNEHMKYFSTLARMLMNDEFVSQIKAAKSPEALYTLISRTLVF; this is encoded by the coding sequence ATGGCGGTGGTTATAACCTATGTATGTGAGCTTCATGAAGGTGTTCATGCCCGGCCTGCCGGATACATCGCGCGACTATGTAATCTTTTCCAGGCAGATATCGACTGGGAAAACACCCGTACGGGACTACTGGCAAATGCGAAAAGCGCCCTCTCGCTGATTGCCAGTGACACGCTGGTAAACGATACATGCCGCATCACCCTTTGCGGAGAGGATGAAACGCAGGCCGCAGTCCAGTTGCGCACGCTGCTTTCCGATCTCCCGACTTTTAGCCTTGAACCGGAACCAATAACCACGCAGGGGTATCTGCCCCGCTGCCTGCGCGAGTTGAACCCACAGGTGATTCAGGGAACTCGCATAAATAAAGGCGCAGCCATCGCCAGACCACAGATAATGCAGAGCCTGACTTTCACCGATATTATCGCCCGCAATCCAGGGCATATCGGCAATATTGAAAGTGAAAAAGCCCGCTTTCTTGCCGGGTTAGATTCATTACGCGTAGAGCAAGAAGCCGCCCTCGCAAAAACCCATGGTATTGAACACGACCTTATTGCGGCACATCTATCTCTGATAACCGACATCGCATTTCAGGATAGTGCGATCGGTTATCTGAATAACAACATGAATGCCTGGTCGGCCATCGCGCAGGCGTCCCTTGACTTTTGCCATCAGCTTGAGCGCTCGCCCAGCAAGTATCTGCAGGAGCGCGCCCTGGATATTCTTGATATTGCGACGCAGCTCATCAGTACGATCTATGGCGAACAGGCTCTGGCTTACCACCCGCCTTTGCTAAATGAACCGACGATTGTTTTCACCAATCATTTGACCCCCAACCAGTTTCTGGCGCTAAACCGCAAACACCTTGCAGGTCTGGTGCTGTCCTCTACGGGGAAAACCTCCCATACAGCCATACTGGCTCGTTCGTCAGGTATCCCAACCCTGGCGGATATCGATTTTTCATCGCTGGATTTCGATGTCGATCAGCTGATAATCATTGATGGTGAGCCGGGGATCCTGATTACTCATCCGGATGAGAAAGTTCTGCGCTACTACCGTCATGAAATTGCCGTCCAGCAGGAAATGCAGCAGCGGCTGCGGGAAAAAGCTTTAGCGCCCGCAAGAACCCGCGACGGGCATCGCGTAGAGGTAGCCGCTAATATTGCAAGCCTTGCCGAAGCGCAGGCGGCCTTTGAAAACGGCGCGGAAAGCATCGGCCTGTTTCGCACCGAGATAACCTATATGGGCCGCGATTGCCCGCCCTCCTGCGCTGAACTGACAGACCTGTATAAACAGGTTGTTACTCTGGCAGGGGGGAAGCCCGTTATCTTTCGCACCTTCGATATCGGCGGTGATAAACCGGTTGGATATCTAAGCGTCGACAATGAAGAAAACCCGTTTCTTGGTTTCCGGGCAGTGCGTACTTATCCGCAATATCGCGACCTTTTTTCCACCCAACTGAAGGCTATTCTGAGCGCCTCAGCATCAGGTAAAGCCAAAATTATGCTGCCGATGATTTCTCGGGTGGAAGAACTTATCTGGTGTCGTGAGGTACTGGAATCGGTTAAACAGGAGATGCGCCACGAGGGTCTGGCATTTGATGAACAGACAGCGCTCGGAATCATGCTGGAAGTACCTTCGGTACTTTTCTCTATGGCGGAGATGGCAGAACATGCGGATTTCTTCAGCGTGGGCAGTAATGACCTGACGCAATACTTTTTCGCCGCTGACCGGGGTAATGCCCAGGTAAAAACGCTTTATGACAGTTACACTCCACCGTTTTTACGCGCCCTGCAGTTCGCAGTGAAAGAGGCTCATCGCGCCGGTAAGCCTGTCGGGTTGTGCGGTGAACTCGCTGCTGACGAAACCATTCTCCCACTGCTTATCGGCATTGGCTTTGATGAATTGAGTATGAACTGCACCGCGATTCCGGGGATTAAGCACGCCCTGGGCCAACTCAGTGCCGGAGATTGCCGGTCGCTGACGCAGAATCTTTTGCAAAATCACAACGCACAACAGTTCAAAGCCGCATTACAAAACTCGAGCGTTAGTGCGGCGCAAAAGCCGCTGCTGTCGCCGGAGATGGTTTTGTGGGGAATTGACGCCGCTGATAAAAACGAGGCTATCAAAATGATGGTTGATAACCTGTGGCTTCAGCAGCGCACCAATACTCGTGACAGGCTCTGCAGTGATATCTGGGCTCGCGAAGTGCCTTTTCCTACCGTCGTTGGCTCGGGCTTTGCTATCCCCCATGCCCAAACGGACGCTGTCAGGGATTCCTCCGTCAGTATTGCCACGCTCAGGCAACCTATCGCCTGGGGCGGCGTCATGGTGGATACCCTATTCATGCTGACGATTAGCAAATCCGCGCAGGATAACGAGCATATGAAGTACTTCTCCACCCTGGCGCGCATGCTCATGAATGATGAATTTGTCAGCCAGATTAAAGCGGCAAAAAGCCCGGAAGCGCTTTACACGCTGATATCCAGAACTCTGGTCTTCTGA